CGGGCACGGCGGCGGTGAGGGCGGCGGTGGTGGTGGCGGCTGCGGCGGCTACAGCGGCGGTTGTAGCGGTGGCGTTTGTGGGGGTGGCTAAAGGCGTTGCCTGCAGCGCGTAGAGCCTGTGCCGCTCTGGTCGTCGCGCTCGCGCTTGCCGCGTGCGCCAAGCAGCAGCAGGCGGTGCAGGCGACATCAAGCGCGACGCCTACTGCGGCTGCGGCCCCAACCATGACGCCTGCAGCTGCGCAAACGGCGTCGCCGCAAGCCGTCGGAAGCGAGACACCTTCGCCGACGCCGACCCCAAGCCCGAATATGCTCACGTTCGAGCAGGGCGCGATCATGCGCGCGTGGCCGCCCACCGAAAAGGATAACGCTCCCGCGGGATTCCTCGCCGGGCAGGGTTGGGAGTGGAAATCGCGCGCCGGCGCATCTGGACCGTTCACCTTCGTGTTCGAGTTTCCGGTGCCGACGAGCATCGAGCGCATCGAGTTGACCCGGCGATCGGGAACGCCGCCCCCAAGCCCTCAAGAGCCCAACACCGAATCGCTGCACCTCGAGGGATCGAGCACCGCAGGAGACTCCGGCTACAGCGACCTCGGCACGTTCCAAATCAAAGCCGATAGCCAGCCGGAGGCGCAGTCGATCGCGCCGGGAGCCAAAGCCCGCTGGCTGCGCGCGACCATCCAGCCGCCGAGCGGCGAACAGGCAGCAGACCTCTCAGAACTCGCGGTGTACGGCACGCCGGACGCAAACCTGGCGAACAAGCCGCTTGCCGGCACGTGGTTGCTGTTCTGGAATCCGGAGAGCACCGACGATCCCATGTTTGCCTCCGGCAAGCTCACGGACTCACCCGATTGGAAAAAGAACAACGCTCAGCACTACTTGTGGAAGATCATCCAAAAGGGTTCGGAGCTTCGCGGTATCGAGTGTGACGAAAGGGGCGGTTTCTACGAGGAGATCGGCGCCACGCAGGACGGGCCACACATCACGTGGGTGCCGATCGGCGTCCGCACCGAGCGGAATCCCGGCATTCTCTATCCTGAAGGCAACGTGCTCGTCGGCGGCGGCCGCAGCAACTATATCGCCATGCGCATCAGCGACGCCAACAACTGCAATCCGCCCAGCAAGCCGTACGGACACGGCAAGAAAGTGCTCGTGCTGACGCCCAACGCCGACGCCGGGCAATACTTGCCTTATGAGTTCGCGTCGCGCGACGATCCGCTCTACAACGGCTTTCGCTACATCCCCGGATACGCCGCGCTCTTCCAAGCCTCGGAACTGGCCGGCATCGATACCGTCGCCCTGATCGACGTGTGCGGTGCCGAGAGCGAATTTGCGAAGTGGCAATCGGCCTCGTTCAACGATTTTATCGCGGCAGGGCATAAGCTCATCATCCAAGACTCGGACGCGTGCACGAAGACCGGCTACTCGTTCTTGCCGTATCCGTTTACGACCTCAAACCCGGGCGCGCGCGGAGAGCACGGCAAGAATCTGATCCTCGTCGAGTCGAGCACCCTGGGCAGCGACAAGACCGATCCGGCCCACTTCATCGACGCGACCGCGTATGCGAAAAGCTTGTACAATCAACTCGGCGACGCCAACACCGTGACGTCGCAGGATCCGCATTGGTGCGGACACTTCTTCGGAACGAACGCGCTCAACGTCAATGGATTCATGCACATGTTCGCGACGTATGGGCGCGGAATGATCATCTACGACGGATTCGATCGCGACGACAACTCAGTCCCGGAGTACCAAAAATTGGTGCGCCTCGAGCTGCAGCAGAAAGTTCCATACGACTTCAAATGCACGCAGCTGGTCACCAGCGGATTTCTCGTGTCGCCGTCTGTCGAGCAAAAGCTCATGCCCGGCGCTGCCAAGACGCTGAAGTTCCCGCTCGAGGTTCTGGCCAACCAGGGCTATGCGGGTACGGTGACGCTGGCGGCGGCAGCCCCGCCGGATGCGCCGTGGCACACCGCGCTTTCAAAGACTGAGGTCGAGCTCAAGGGCGATACCAAGCCGTTTGTGTTGTCG
This genomic stretch from Candidatus Tumulicola sp. harbors:
- a CDS encoding OmpA family protein; the encoded protein is MPAARRACAALVVALALAACAKQQQAVQATSSATPTAAAAPTMTPAAAQTASPQAVGSETPSPTPTPSPNMLTFEQGAIMRAWPPTEKDNAPAGFLAGQGWEWKSRAGASGPFTFVFEFPVPTSIERIELTRRSGTPPPSPQEPNTESLHLEGSSTAGDSGYSDLGTFQIKADSQPEAQSIAPGAKARWLRATIQPPSGEQAADLSELAVYGTPDANLANKPLAGTWLLFWNPESTDDPMFASGKLTDSPDWKKNNAQHYLWKIIQKGSELRGIECDERGGFYEEIGATQDGPHITWVPIGVRTERNPGILYPEGNVLVGGGRSNYIAMRISDANNCNPPSKPYGHGKKVLVLTPNADAGQYLPYEFASRDDPLYNGFRYIPGYAALFQASELAGIDTVALIDVCGAESEFAKWQSASFNDFIAAGHKLIIQDSDACTKTGYSFLPYPFTTSNPGARGEHGKNLILVESSTLGSDKTDPAHFIDATAYAKSLYNQLGDANTVTSQDPHWCGHFFGTNALNVNGFMHMFATYGRGMIIYDGFDRDDNSVPEYQKLVRLELQQKVPYDFKCTQLVTSGFLVSPSVEQKLMPGAAKTLKFPLEVLANQGYAGTVTLAAAAPPDAPWHTALSKTEVELKGDTKPFVLSLDVPAKVKAGRYMFTVTGTDAKNQAAHATIVLLVSKPALESALTKSKRIRIYGIHFDFNSATVRPESGPVIHEIADALTHHPEWKLTIEGHTDNVGGNAYNLDLSKRRAAAVKAILVAQYRIPTARLATAGYGATRPVATNNTDAGRALNRRVELVRQ